The sequence below is a genomic window from Streptosporangium lutulentum.
CGGCCCCTCATACCCGGACGGGGCAGCAGGTCTTGGGTCGACCTGCTGCCCCGTCCGCATGTTCCGGTTACTTCTTGGACTTGTCGGTGGAGGACTCGGTGGACAGCGCGGCGACGAAGGCCTCCTGGGGGACCTCCACCCGGCCGACCATCTTCATCCGCTTCTTGCCCTCCTTCTGCTTCTCCAGCAGCTTGCGCTTTCGCGAGATGTCGCCGCCGTAGCACTTGGCGAGGACGTCCTTGCGGATGGCGCGGATGTTCTCACGGGCGATGACCCGGGCGCCGATGGCGGCCTGGATCGGCACCTCGAACTGCTGCCTGGGGATCAGCTCGCGGAGCTTCTTGGCCATCTCGACGCCGTAGGCGTAGGACTTCTCACGGTGGACGATGGCGCTGAAGGCGTCCACGGCCTCGCCCTGGAGCAGGATGTCGACCTTGACCAGGTCGGCCTCCTGCTCGCCCGTGGGCTCGTAGTCCAGCGAGGCGTAGCCGCGCGTACGGGACTTGAGCTGGTCGAAGAAGTCGAAGATGATCTCGCCGAGCGGCATGGTGTAGCGGATCTCGACGCGATCCTCCGACAGATAGTCCATGCCCATCAGGTTGCCTCTGCGGTTCTGGCAGAGCTCCATGATGGTGCCGATGAACTCCGACGGGATCAGCACGGTCGTCTTCACCATCGGCTCGAAGACCTTGTCGACCTTGCCCGAGGGGAACTCCGAGGGGTTGGTGACGACGATCTCCTTGCCGTCCTCCATGATTACTCGATAGATCACGTTGGGCGCGGTGGAGATGAGCGCGAGGTTGAACTCGCGCTCCAGCCGCTCACGGACGATCTCCATGTGAAGCAGGCCGAGGAAGCCGCAGCGGAAGCCGAACCCGAGGGCCGCGGAGGTCTCCGGCTCGTAGACCAGGGCCGCGTCGTTGAGCTGGAGCTTGTCCAGGGCCTCGCGGAGCTCGGGGTAGTCGTCACCGTCGATCGGGTAGAGGCCCGAGAACACCATGGGCTTGGGGTGGTCGTATCCGGCGAGCGGCTCACCGGCCGGCCTCGTACCGGAGGTGACCGTGTCACCGACCCTCGACTGGCGGACGTCCTTCACGCCGGTGATCAGATAGCCCACCTCGCCGACGCCCAGACCCTTGTCCGCGATCTTCGGCTCGGGTGAGATGACCCCGATCTCCAGGGTCTCGTGGGTCACGCCGGACGACATCATCAGGATGCGCTCGCGCTTGCCCAGATGCCCGTCGACGACCCGGACGTAGGTGATCACACCGCGGTAGGTGTCGTAGACGGAGTCGAAGATCAGCGCACGGGCCGGGGAGTCGGCCTCGCCGATCGGAGCCGGAACGCTCTTGACGACGTGGTCCAGGAGCTCCTTGACGCCGACCCCCGTCTTGCCGGAGACCTTCAGCACGTCCTCCGGCTCGCAGCCGATGAGGTGGGCGATCTCCGCCGCGTACTTCTCGGGCTGGGCGGCAGGCAGGTCGATCTTGTTGAGCACCGGGATGATCGTCATGTCGTTGTTCATGGCCAGATAGAGGTTGGCCAGCGTCTGCGCCTCGATCCCCTGGGCCGCGTCGACCAGCAGGATCGCCCCCTCGCACGCCTGGAGGGACCGGGACACCTCGTAGGTGAAGTCGACGTGCCCGGGAGTATCGATCATGTTGAGCACGTAGTCGGTCTCGTCGACCTTCCACGGCAACCGGACCGCCTGCGACTTGATGGTGATGCCGCGCTCGCGCTCGATGTCCATCCGATCGAGATACTGAGCACGCATGGAACGGTCGTCGACGACGCCGGTGATCTGCAGCATGCGGTCGGCGAGCGTGGACTTACCGTGGTCGATATGCGCAATGATGCAGAAGTTGCGGATCACCGCGGGATCGGTCTGGCCAGGCTGAATGCGCACCGGTGTCCGTTTCGACGGGATTGATGACGATCGACGGCTGGCATACCAGCCGTCTTCCATGGTGACATGTCCGGGTGATTGCCCGGACCAGAGCACGGCGCGGCCTGCGGTTTCTCGTGACGGTGGCGGCCCTGCTCCTTGTGTTGCCAGGGGTGGCCACGGCCACCCTCTCCCTCCAGTTTACCGGGACACCCGCCTCGTGGGCGAAGACGACCGGTCACGACGCCCTGTGGCTCGGCCACGCGTGGGTCGACGGTCGCAGAACTCTCGACGACGTGAAGAAACTGGCTACACGACTCCGAAAGACAGGTATTAGTGATGTATACGTACATTCAGGACCATTTAACGCAGATGGATCGCTACCCACCTCCCTTTACCCAAATGCCGCGAATTTCCTGAAATGGTGGCGCGCCGAGCTGCCCAACATCCGGGTGTCGCCCTGGCTCGGCCAGAAGGTCGACGGCACCCTGAACCTCGACGATCCGGCCGCCAGGCAGCGCGTTCTGGACGGCGTACGCACGATCATGACGCTCGGCTTCGACGGCGTGCACTACAACTTCGAACCGATCGGCAGCGGGGACACCGACTTCCTCGACCTGCTGACCAAGACCCGCGCGATCATCGGCAACGCCCTGCT
It includes:
- the lepA gene encoding translation elongation factor 4, yielding MRIQPGQTDPAVIRNFCIIAHIDHGKSTLADRMLQITGVVDDRSMRAQYLDRMDIERERGITIKSQAVRLPWKVDETDYVLNMIDTPGHVDFTYEVSRSLQACEGAILLVDAAQGIEAQTLANLYLAMNNDMTIIPVLNKIDLPAAQPEKYAAEIAHLIGCEPEDVLKVSGKTGVGVKELLDHVVKSVPAPIGEADSPARALIFDSVYDTYRGVITYVRVVDGHLGKRERILMMSSGVTHETLEIGVISPEPKIADKGLGVGEVGYLITGVKDVRQSRVGDTVTSGTRPAGEPLAGYDHPKPMVFSGLYPIDGDDYPELREALDKLQLNDAALVYEPETSAALGFGFRCGFLGLLHMEIVRERLEREFNLALISTAPNVIYRVIMEDGKEIVVTNPSEFPSGKVDKVFEPMVKTTVLIPSEFIGTIMELCQNRRGNLMGMDYLSEDRVEIRYTMPLGEIIFDFFDQLKSRTRGYASLDYEPTGEQEADLVKVDILLQGEAVDAFSAIVHREKSYAYGVEMAKKLRELIPRQQFEVPIQAAIGARVIARENIRAIRKDVLAKCYGGDISRKRKLLEKQKEGKKRMKMVGRVEVPQEAFVAALSTESSTDKSKK